One window from the genome of Chiroxiphia lanceolata isolate bChiLan1 chromosome 15, bChiLan1.pri, whole genome shotgun sequence encodes:
- the LOC116794592 gene encoding protocadherin alpha-2-like, whose translation MGDRVWGAVLRVVAVQAAWALCSGQVRYSVPEEAKAGTVVGRVAQDVGLEAGEAEARRLRLVSAGRRASVEVSGASGALVVSSRLDREELCGKSAPCALRLEVLVERPLRVFHVELEVTDINDNAPIFPSARKNISIPESSLVGSRFPLEGASDADIGANAQVSYTLSPSEYFRIQEENTNSRTKYLFLVLIKALDRETMPVHRLMLTASDGGRPSLTGTMELVISVLDVNDNPPQFNQSVYNVVLPEDALVGILVTRVNATDPDLGMYGEVIYEIDTVVPPSASDVFSIHTTSGEIRLTGALDFETVTTYDLNIKAKDKGTPPLSGHCTVALEVLDVNDNAPEVRVTSLSVPVAEDASLGTVVALLSVWDRDSGSNGDVRCWVWPSGPFVLEATLSGSYSLVLREALDRERVSEYEVEVRAEDGGSPSLGGRVGLRVPVSDVNDNAPSFAQAVYTVLARENNLAGAELARLWARDPDEAGNGRVSYSLWEGASGGGSGWWGSGWAGGVSASSYVSVEAESGVLRALQPLDYEEVQVLQFEVRAVDAGEPALCGNATVQLFVLDENDNAPALLPAAGGGAEAGSGSGEAGTLWAWAAWGSPSGQVVAKIRAVDADSGYNAWLRYELWEPRGKSALFRVGLYSGEVSTARALEEADGPRQRLVIVVRDHGEPARSATATLSVSLVEGGEAALAAAAGSSSLLPRSLAGGESGSGPAALASSATNVWLVVAICGVSSVFLLAVVLYGASRWAPRAAVLSGPGPTTLVCASEVGSWSYSQRHSRSLCVADGAAKSDLMVFSPNFPPPPGAAAKDTQPEPPSLLDTVSDPSLLLSPSSLLPLPLLSRPLGRRCREPGSVPAARGQWVLCGRLRISMDLLICLRFLAGVPRLLVVGGEDLPEAEV comes from the coding sequence ATGGGCGATCGCGTGTGGGGCGCGGTGTTGCGGGTGGTGGCGGTGCAGGCGGCGTGGGCGCTGTGCTCGGGGCAGGTGCGGTACTCGGTGCCGGAGGAAGCCAAGGCCGGGACGGTGGTGGGCCGTGTGGCGCAGGACGTGGGTCTGGAGGCGGGCGAGGCGGAGGCGCGGCGGCTGCGGCTGGTGTCTGCGGGCCGGCGGGCGAGCGTGGAGGTGAGCGGGGCGAGCGGGGCACTGGTGGTGAGCTCGCGGCTGGACCGGGAGGAGCTGTGCGGCAAGAGCGCGCCGTGCGCGCTGcggctggaggtgctggtggagcGGCCGCTGCGCGTCTTTCACGTGGAGCTGGAGGTCACCGACATAAATGACAATGCCCCCATCTTCCCCTCCGCCCGAAAAAACATCAGCATCCCGGAATCGTCCCTGGTGGGATCTCGTTTCCCGCTGGAGGGCGCGTCTGATGCGGATATCGGAGCGAATGCTCAGGTCTCCTACACACTCAGCCCCAGCGAGTATTTTAGaatacaggaagaaaacactAATTCGCGTACTAAGTACCTGTTCCTGGTACTCATTAAAGCACTGGACCGCGAGACGATGCCGGTGCACCGGTTGATGCTGACGGCGAGTGACGGGGGCCGGCCGTCTCTGACAGGGACGATGGAGCTGGTGATCTCGGTACTGGATGTGAACGACAACCCGCCCCAGTTCAACCAGTCGGTGTATAACGTAGTTTTGCCCGAGGACGCCTTAGTGGGAATATTGGTGACGCGGGTGAACGCCACGGATCCGGATTTGGGAATGTATGGAGAAGTGATTTACGAAATTGATACTGTTGttcctccctctgcctcagATGTTTTCAGCATTCATACAACTAGTGGCGAGATCAGACTGACGGGAGCCCTGGACTTTGAGACTGTTACGACATATGACCTAAACATTAAAGCGAAAGACAAAGGGACACCCCCACTGTCAGGTCACTGCACGGTGGCGTTGGAGGTGCTGGAcgtgaacgacaacgcgccggAGGTGCGGGTGACGTCGCTGTCGGTGCCGGTGGCCGAGGACGCGTCGCTGGGGACGGTGGTGGCCCTGCTGAGCGTGTGGGACCGGGACTCGGGGTCGAACGGTGACGTGCGGTGCTGGGTGTGGCCGTCGGGTCCGTTCGTTCTGGAGGCGACGTTGTCGGGGTCGTACTCGCTGGTGCTGCGGGAGGCGCTGGACCGGGAGCGGGTGTCGGAGTACGAGGTGGAGGTGCGTGCGGAGGACGGCGGTTCTCCGTCGCTGGGCGGCCGCGTGGGGCTGCGTGTGCCGGTGTCGGAcgtgaacgacaacgcgccgTCGTTCGCGCAGGCGGTGTACACGGTGCTGGCGCGGGAGAACAACTTGGCGGGCGCGGAGCTGGCGCGGCTGTGGGCGCGGGACCCGGACGAGGCGGGCAACGGGCGCGTGAGCTACTCGTTGTGGGAGGGCGCGTCGGGCGGGGGTTCGGGGTGGTGGGGGTCGGGGTGGGCGGGGGGTGTGTCGGCGTCGAGCTACGTGTCGGTGGAGGCGGAGAGCGGTGTGTTGCGGGCGCTGCAGCCGCTGGACTACGAGGaggtgcaggtgctgcagttCGAGGTGCGTGCGGTGGACGCGGGGGAGCCGGCGCTGTGCGGCAACGCGACGGTGCAGCTGTTCGTGCTGGACgagaacgacaacgcgccggCGCTGctgccggcggcgggcggcggggcggagGCCGGGTCCGGGTCGGGGGAGGCGGGGACGCTGTGGGCGTGGGCGGCGTGGGGTTCTCCGTCGGGTCAGGTGGTGGCGAAGATCCGGGCGGTGGACGCGGACTCGGGCTACAACGCGTGGCTGCGCTACGAGCTGTGGGAGCCGCGGGGCAAGAGCGCCTTGTTCCGCGTGGGGCTGTACAGCGGCGAGGTGAGCACGGCGCGGGCGCTGGAGGAGGCGGACGGTCCGCGGCAGAGGCTGGTGATCGTGGTGCGGGACCACGGCGAGCCGGCGCGCTCGGCCACGGCGACGCTGAGCGTGTCGCTGGTGGAGGGCGGCGAggcggcgctggcggcggcggcgggctcGTCGTCGCTGCTGCCGCGCTCGTTGGCGGGCGGCGAGAGCGGCTCTGGGCCGGCGGCGTTGGCGTCGTCGGCGACGAACGTGTGGCTGGTGGTGGCGATCTGCGGCGTGTCGAGCGTGTTCCTGCTGGCCGTGGTGCTGTACGGGGCGTCGCGCTGGGCGCCGCGGGCGGCCGTGCTGTCGGGGCCCGGGCCCACGACGCTGGTGTGCGCCAGCGAAGTGGGCAGCTGGTCGTACTCGCAGCGCCACAGCCGGAGCCTGTGCGTGGCGGACGGCGCGGCCAAGAGCGACCTGATGGTTTTCAGCCCCAActtcccgccgccgcccggcgccGCGGCCAAGGACACGCAGCCGgagcctccctctctcctcGACACGGTCAGTGACCCTTCCTTGCTCTtgtctccttcttccctcctccctctgccccttctCTCTCGCCCCCTGGGCCGGCGTTGCCGGGAGCCGGGCTCAGTTCCCGCGGCCCGAGGGCAGTGGGTACTCTGCGGTCGCTTGAGAATATCAATGGACCTTTTGATCTGCCTCCGCTTCCTTGCCGGAGTCCCCCGGCTCCTGGTGGTGGGCGGGGAGGACCTGCCAGAAGCAGAGGTGTAG
- the LOC116794591 gene encoding protocadherin alpha-2-like — MGDRVWGAVLRVVAVQAAWALCSGQVRYSVPEEAKAGTVVGRVAQDVGLEAGEAEARRLRLVSAGRRASVEVSGASGALVVSSRLDREELCGKSAPCALRLEVLVERPLRVFHVELEVTDINDNAPIFPAARKNISIAEFTSLPGSRFPLEGASDADIGANAQLSYTLSPNEHFSLDIQKSNERNIVPDLVLMKPLDRETMAVHRLLLTASDGGRPSLTGTMELVISVLDANDNAPQFNQSVYKVQLPESAAVGTLVARVNATDADEGSNSELTYTATNFIPASGRDVISLNPKTGEIHLTGALDFEEVSIFDFRIEARDQGTPPLSSHCSMELEVLDVNDNAPEVRVTSLSVPVAEDASLGTVVALLSVWDRDSGSNGDVRCWVWPSGPFVLEATLSGSYSLVLREALDRERVSEYEVEVRAEDGGSPSLGGRVGLRVPVSDVNDNAPSFAQAVYTVLARENNLAGAELARLWARDPDEAGNGRVSYSLWEGASGGGSGWWGSGWAGGVSASSYVSVEAESGVLRALQPLDYEEVQVLQFEVRAVDAGEPALCGNATVQLFVLDENDNAPALLPAAGGGAEAGSGSGEAGTRWAWAAWGSPSGQVVAKIRAVDADSGYNAWLRYELWEPRGKSALFRVGLYSGEVSTARALEEADGPRQRLVIVVRDHGEPARSATATLSVSLVEGGEAALAAAAGSSSLLPRSLAGGESGSGPAALASSATNVWLVVAICGVSSVFLLAVVLCGASRWAPRAAVLSGPGPTTLVCASEVGSWSYSQRHSRSLCVADGAAKSDLMVFSPNFPPPPGAAAKDTQPEPPSLLDTVSDPSLLLSPSSLLPLPLLSRPLGRRCREPGSVPAARGQWVLCGRLRISMDLLICLRFLAGVPRLLVVGGEDLPEAEV; from the coding sequence ATGGGCGATCGCGTGTGGGGTGCGGTGTTGCGGGTGGTGGCGGTGCAGGCGGCGTGGGCGCTGTGCTCGGGGCAGGTGCGGTACTCGGTGCCGGAGGAAGCCAAGGCCGGGACGGTGGTGGGCCGTGTGGCGCAGGACGTGGGTCTGGAGGCGGGCGAGGCGGAGGCGCGGCGGCTGCGGCTGGTGTCTGCGGGCCGGCGGGCGAGCGTGGAGGTGAGCGGGGCGAGCGGGGCGCTGGTGGTGAGCTCGCGGCTGGACCGGGAGGAGCTGTGCGGCAAGAGCGCGCCGTGCGCGCTGcggctggaggtgctggtggagcGGCCGCTGCGCGTCTTCCACGTGGAGCTGGAGGTCACCGACATCAATGACAATGCCCCCATCTTCCCCGCCGCCCGAAAAAACATCAGCATCGCGGAATTTACTAGTCTCCCTGGATCTCGTTTCCCACTGGAGGGCGCGTCTGATGCGGATATCGGAGCGAACGCTCAACTCTCCTACACACTGAGCCCCAATGAGCATTTCTCTCTGGATATACAAAAATCGAATGAGCGAAATATTGTACCCGATCTTGTTTTAATGAAACCTCTGGATCGGGAGACGATGGCCGTGCACCGGTTGTTGCTGACGGCGAGTGACGGGGGCCGGCCGTCTCTGACAGGGACGATGGAACTGGTGATCTCGGTGCTGGACGCGAACGACAACGCGCCCCAGTTCAACCAGTCGGTGTATAAAGTTCAGCTGCCGGAGAGTGCTGCAGTGGGGACGCTGGTGGCACGGGTGAACGCCACAGATGCGGACGAGGGAAGTAATAGTGAGCTGACCTACACCGCGACTAACTTCATACCCGCGAGTGGAAGAGATGTGATTTCCCTCAATCCGAAGACAGGGGAGATTCATCTGACGGGTGCTCTGGACTTCGAAGAAGTCAGTATATTTGATTTCCGTATAGAAGCGAGAGACCAAGGGACGCCCCCGCTATCGAGTCATTGTAGCAtggagctggaggtgctggacgtgaacgacaacgcgccggAGGTGCGGGTGACGTCGCTGTCGGTGCCGGTGGCCGAGGACGCGTCGCTGGGGACGGTGGTGGCCCTGCTGAGCGTGTGGGACCGGGACTCGGGGTCGAACGGTGACGTGCGGTGCTGGGTGTGGCCGTCGGGTCCGTTCGTTCTGGAGGCGACGTTGTCGGGGTCGTACTCGCTGGTGCTGCGGGAGGCGCTGGACCGGGAGCGGGTGTCGGAGTACGAGGTGGAGGTGCGTGCGGAGGACGGCGGTTCTCCGTCGCTGGGCGGCCGCGTGGGGCTGCGTGTGCCGGTGTCGGAcgtgaacgacaacgcgccgTCGTTCGCGCAGGCGGTGTACACGGTGCTGGCGCGGGAGAACAACTTGGCGGGCGCGGAGCTGGCGCGGCTGTGGGCGCGGGACCCGGACGAGGCGGGCAACGGGCGCGTGAGCTACTCGTTGTGGGAGGGCGCGTCGGGCGGGGGTTCGGGGTGGTGGGGGTCGGGGTGGGCGGGGGGTGTGTCGGCGTCGAGCTACGTGTCGGTGGAGGCGGAGAGCGGTGTGTTGCGGGCGCTGCAGCCGCTGGACTACGAGGaggtgcaggtgctgcagttCGAGGTGCGTGCGGTGGACGCGGGGGAGCCGGCGCTGTGCGGCAACGCGACGGTGCAGCTGTTCGTGCTGGACgagaacgacaacgcgccggCGCTGctgccggcggcgggcggcggggcggagGCCGGGTCCGGGTCGGGGGAGGCGGGGACGCGGTGGGCGTGGGCGGCGTGGGGTTCTCCGTCGGGTCAGGTGGTGGCGAAGATCCGGGCGGTGGACGCGGACTCGGGCTACAACGCGTGGCTGCGCTACGAGCTGTGGGAGCCGCGGGGCAAGAGCGCCTTGTTCCGCGTGGGGCTGTACAGCGGCGAGGTGAGCACGGCGCGGGCGCTGGAGGAGGCGGACGGTCCGCGGCAGAGGCTGGTGATCGTGGTGCGGGACCACGGCGAGCCGGCGCGCTCGGCCACGGCGACGCTGAGCGTGTCGCTGGTGGAGGGCGGCGAggcggcgctggcggcggcggcgggctcGTCGTCGCTGCTGCCGCGCTCGTTGGCGGGCGGCGAGAGCGGCTCTGGGCCGGCGGCGTTGGCGTCGTCGGCGACGAACGTGTGGCTGGTGGTGGCGATCTGCGGCGTGTCGAGCGTGTTCCTGCTGGCCGTGGTGCTGTGCGGGGCGTCGCGCTGGGCGCCGCGGGCGGCCGTGCTGTCGGGGCCCGGGCCCACGACGCTGGTGTGCGCCAGCGAAGTGGGCAGCTGGTCGTACTCGCAGCGCCACAGCCGGAGCCTGTGCGTGGCGGACGGCGCGGCCAAGAGCGACCTGATGGTTTTCAGCCCCAActtcccgccgccgcccggcgccGCGGCCAAGGACACGCAGCCGgagcctccctctctcctcGACACGGTCAGTGACCCTTCCTTGCTCTtgtctccttcttccctcctccctctgccccttctCTCTCGCCCCCTGGGCCGGCGTTGCCGGGAGCCGGGCTCAGTTCCCGCGGCCCGAGGGCAGTGGGTACTCTGCGGTCGCTTGAGAATATCAATGGACCTTTTGATCTGCCTCCGCTTCCTTGCCGGAGTCCCCCGGCTCCTGGTGGTGGGCGGGGAGGACCTGCCAGAAGCAGAGGTGTAG